A window of the Butyricimonas faecalis genome harbors these coding sequences:
- a CDS encoding ABC transporter ATP-binding protein, protein MEKAIIKVEHLSHRYSTQWAIRDINFEINQKGVVGLLGSNGAGKSTTMNIICGVLNQTEGEVYINGISLSERPVEAKQNIGFLPQKPPLYADLNVDEYLTYCANLRLMDDKQVRSAVEEVKRRCGISHFSHRLIRNLSGGYQQRVGIAQAIVHNPAFVVLDEPTNGLDPNQIVEIRELIKEIAKDRSVLLSTHILSEVQATCDYIRMIEHGQVVFAGTIDEFDNYIEPDTFVAKFENQPTKEELLQVRGIIQVIPLSETKYRFRFEGGNDVMRRMVECSVNNGWGLSEITLEKISLDEIFAQLSGKKENE, encoded by the coding sequence ATGGAAAAAGCAATTATAAAAGTAGAACATTTATCCCATCGGTATAGTACACAATGGGCAATTCGGGATATTAATTTTGAAATTAATCAAAAAGGTGTAGTCGGATTGTTAGGTTCTAATGGAGCGGGTAAATCGACTACGATGAATATTATTTGTGGCGTGTTGAATCAGACAGAAGGAGAAGTATATATTAATGGAATTAGTTTAAGTGAGCGACCGGTAGAGGCGAAACAAAATATTGGTTTCTTGCCACAAAAGCCTCCTTTGTATGCAGATCTTAATGTAGATGAATATCTGACATATTGTGCCAATTTGAGATTAATGGATGACAAACAGGTGAGGTCTGCCGTGGAAGAAGTGAAACGGAGATGTGGAATCTCTCATTTTAGCCATCGTTTGATTCGGAATTTGTCTGGAGGATATCAGCAGCGCGTTGGAATAGCACAGGCAATCGTACACAATCCGGCTTTTGTTGTGTTGGATGAGCCCACTAATGGCCTCGACCCAAATCAAATTGTGGAAATTCGTGAGTTAATCAAAGAAATTGCGAAAGATCGTTCTGTATTATTGTCTACGCATATTCTTTCCGAAGTACAGGCCACTTGCGATTATATTCGCATGATCGAACATGGGCAAGTCGTGTTTGCCGGAACTATTGATGAATTTGACAATTACATTGAACCCGACACATTTGTTGCAAAATTTGAAAATCAGCCGACTAAAGAGGAATTATTACAAGTAAGAGGGATTATTCAAGTGATTCCATTGTCTGAGACGAAGTATCGTTTCCGTTTTGAAGGTGGAAATGATGTGATGCGACGAATGGTTGAATGTAGTGTAAATAACGGATGGGGATTGAGTGAAATAACATTGGAAAAAATTTCTTTAGATGAAATATTTGCTCAGCTTTCCGGAAAGAAAGAAAATGAATAA